From Cyclobacteriaceae bacterium, a single genomic window includes:
- a CDS encoding Gfo/Idh/MocA family oxidoreductase: MKHSLYLLLLIVLCGGTVKGQLLKVGVAGLSHDHAHSIMQQYKNHEVILLGIAEPDLKLAERYKNRYQVPDSLFFTDLSTMLAKTRPEVVLAYNAISEHLQVVELCAPKGIHVMVEKPLALNVKHADRMKALAVQYKIQLLTNYETTWYSSNHELYSLVKEKNEIGPIRKMVVHDGHNGPKEIGCSKEFLDWLTDPEKNGGGAIIDFGCYGANLMTWLMDGKAPIAVTAVLRHIKPDVYPKVDDDATIIVEYKDATGIIEASWNWPFGIKDLEVFGREGYLHALNGNTLQEKKKADLIIVPTNPPTYADNITYLTAVLRGKYKSENDLSSLNNNMIVVRILEAARRSAKEGRRIEL, from the coding sequence ATGAAGCATTCGTTGTATTTATTGTTGTTAATAGTTCTTTGCGGTGGAACTGTCAAAGGTCAGCTTCTGAAAGTGGGAGTAGCTGGCTTAAGTCACGATCATGCTCATAGTATTATGCAGCAGTACAAGAATCATGAAGTAATACTTTTGGGTATTGCTGAACCTGATTTGAAACTGGCGGAACGTTATAAAAACCGGTATCAGGTTCCTGACTCTCTTTTCTTCACTGACCTTTCCACTATGTTGGCGAAGACACGTCCCGAAGTTGTTCTTGCCTACAATGCGATCTCAGAGCATCTGCAGGTTGTTGAGCTATGTGCTCCAAAAGGAATTCACGTGATGGTGGAAAAGCCGCTGGCGTTAAATGTAAAGCATGCTGACCGGATGAAAGCACTTGCTGTTCAATATAAGATCCAGCTTTTGACAAATTATGAGACGACCTGGTATTCCAGTAATCATGAACTTTATTCACTGGTAAAAGAAAAGAATGAGATTGGTCCTATCCGAAAGATGGTGGTGCATGACGGCCATAATGGTCCGAAGGAAATAGGATGTAGTAAAGAGTTTCTGGACTGGCTTACGGATCCTGAGAAAAATGGCGGTGGAGCGATCATTGATTTTGGATGTTACGGTGCCAACCTGATGACATGGCTCATGGATGGTAAGGCTCCCATCGCAGTAACGGCCGTATTGAGACATATAAAGCCCGATGTTTATCCGAAGGTGGATGATGATGCAACAATCATTGTGGAGTATAAAGATGCGACAGGAATTATTGAAGCATCATGGAACTGGCCTTTTGGAATAAAAGATCTGGAGGTATTTGGCAGGGAAGGATATCTGCATGCATTGAATGGCAATACCCTTCAGGAGAAAAAGAAAGCAGACCTTATAATAGTTCCAACGAATCCACCCACGTATGCTGACAACATTACGTATCTCACAGCAGTACTTCGGGGTAAATATAAATCCGAGAATGATCTGTCTTCTTTAAACAACAATATGATAGTTGTAAGGATCCTGGAAGCAGCGCGAAGGTCTGCAAAAGAAGGAAGGCGCATTGAGTTGTAG
- a CDS encoding alpha/beta hydrolase: protein MITEAVKPKAVLTFAHGAGAGMQHSFMESMAEALKQQSITTVRFNFPYMENKKGRPDSPAIAHKTIEVVIDETRKRYPKLPVFVSGKSFGGRMSSQKISKECPEFVKGIIFFGFPLHPAGAPAIDRAEHLSLIKIPMLFLQGTKDALAEMELLEPVVKKLKTAVLKKFEGADHSFKVKSKILIEPLAEEASQWIDKHYK from the coding sequence ATGATAACCGAAGCCGTCAAGCCCAAAGCTGTTCTGACATTCGCTCATGGTGCCGGTGCCGGAATGCAGCATTCCTTCATGGAGAGCATGGCCGAAGCGCTGAAGCAGCAATCCATCACCACCGTCCGCTTTAACTTTCCCTACATGGAAAATAAAAAGGGGAGACCTGATTCACCTGCCATTGCTCATAAAACTATTGAAGTCGTCATTGATGAGACACGTAAGAGATATCCAAAGCTTCCGGTGTTTGTGAGCGGCAAATCTTTCGGTGGAAGAATGTCATCACAGAAAATATCGAAAGAATGTCCGGAGTTTGTAAAGGGGATTATCTTCTTTGGCTTCCCGCTTCATCCTGCCGGTGCGCCCGCTATTGACCGCGCCGAACATCTGTCGCTCATAAAGATTCCGATGCTGTTTCTTCAGGGCACCAAAGATGCATTGGCGGAAATGGAATTGCTGGAACCTGTCGTTAAAAAACTGAAGACTGCTGTCCTGAAGAAATTTGAAGGCGCAGATCACTCGTTCAAGGTAAAGAGCAAAATCCTAATCGAGCCGTTGGCAGAAGAAGCAAGTCAATGGATCGACAAGCATTACAAATGA
- a CDS encoding DUF2132 domain-containing protein — MEKQPNNPLHGQTLEMILTHLVDRYGWEELGNRIAINCFIHDPSIKSSLVFLRKTAWARKKVEDLYLESIS, encoded by the coding sequence ATGGAAAAACAACCCAATAATCCTTTGCACGGACAAACTCTTGAAATGATCCTGACGCACCTGGTGGACCGTTATGGATGGGAAGAACTAGGAAATCGTATTGCAATTAATTGCTTTATACATGATCCGAGCATAAAGTCAAGTCTTGTCTTTTTACGAAAGACAGCCTGGGCAAGAAAGAAAGTAGAGGATCTCTATCTGGAATCCATCAGTTAA
- a CDS encoding PmoA family protein: protein MKVFFALCLACFSLLANGQSGFTFRESPEKKKFEIFYNKKLITSYCYFDSTEKPVLFPIKTLSGITITRGYPISPRPGERTDHPHHVGLWLNYESVNGLDFWNNSSAIAAEKKSMYGSIKHVKIISGGNDKGNSLSLITKSNWVNQAGEVLLEETTYFTFSELNGDLLIDRTSTLTAKVPEVIFKDVKDGLLGLRVARELEMPSKQEDNFVDANGIVTKVPMTSNAGVTGLYVNREGITGDDTWSKRSSWTCLNGEKDGSKISIAIIDHPGNIGAPTYWHARGYGLFAANPLGRKIFSQGKEELNLTLKKKQSATFRYRVVIHEGKAFLDHDQIDGLMNLFALTK from the coding sequence ATGAAAGTTTTTTTTGCTTTATGTTTGGCTTGCTTCAGCTTGTTGGCAAACGGACAATCCGGTTTCACTTTTCGTGAAAGTCCAGAGAAGAAGAAGTTCGAAATCTTCTATAACAAGAAACTGATCACTTCTTATTGCTACTTTGATTCTACGGAAAAGCCGGTGCTGTTTCCCATCAAAACACTTTCGGGAATAACAATAACAAGAGGTTATCCGATTTCACCAAGACCCGGTGAGCGTACCGATCATCCACATCATGTGGGTCTGTGGTTGAATTATGAGAGTGTGAATGGTCTTGATTTCTGGAATAATAGCAGTGCCATTGCTGCTGAGAAAAAATCAATGTATGGATCCATAAAGCATGTCAAGATAATTTCAGGTGGTAATGATAAGGGTAATTCACTTTCATTGATAACCAAAAGTAATTGGGTGAATCAGGCAGGCGAAGTATTGCTGGAGGAAACAACTTATTTTACATTCAGTGAACTTAACGGTGATCTTTTAATTGACCGGACCAGCACGCTCACAGCAAAGGTGCCCGAAGTGATCTTCAAAGATGTAAAGGATGGATTGCTTGGATTACGGGTGGCCCGTGAACTTGAAATGCCCTCCAAACAGGAAGATAACTTTGTTGATGCGAATGGAATAGTGACAAAGGTACCGATGACCAGCAATGCGGGAGTGACAGGCTTGTATGTTAATCGTGAAGGAATTACCGGAGATGATACATGGTCAAAACGCTCCTCCTGGACATGCCTGAATGGAGAGAAAGATGGATCGAAGATTTCGATTGCTATCATTGATCATCCCGGCAATATAGGAGCACCTACTTACTGGCATGCGAGAGGATATGGTCTCTTTGCCGCCAACCCGTTGGGAAGAAAGATTTTCAGTCAGGGGAAAGAAGAGTTAAATTTAACCCTTAAGAAAAAGCAATCGGCGACCTTCCGATATCGTGTGGTGATCCATGAAGGAAAAGCTTTCCTGGACCATGATCAGATTGATGGGTTGATGAATTTATTTGCGCTAACAAAATAG
- a CDS encoding MBL fold metallo-hydrolase produces the protein MQQKSFGKLPSGKRLERIKNSPNYKDGSFMNLIETPMLSEDTSYPKMMKEFFFSKGINREPTKTLPSIKTNLKTLDGAPMIVWFGHSTYLIIVDGKKILVDPVFSAYASPVQYFGSKNYAVTNPYAIEDFPDVDLVVISHDHYDHLDYNTVLKLKSKTKFFCVPLGIGSHLEYWGVEESKIKEFDWWQTEEVVTGVELTSTPARHFSGRGFKRGQTLWSSYVLKVGKYKLFIGGDSGYDESFKKIGEKYGPFDIVMLECGQYDKKWPYIHMMPEQTVQASIDLQANVLLPVHWGKFTLALHPWTEPIDRAVKAADSLKAKLTTPVIGDPIRLDSIAPGSKWWE, from the coding sequence ATGCAGCAGAAATCTTTTGGAAAGCTTCCTTCGGGAAAGCGCCTTGAACGCATTAAGAATTCACCGAACTACAAGGACGGTAGTTTTATGAATCTGATTGAAACTCCTATGTTGTCGGAAGACACTTCCTATCCGAAAATGATGAAGGAGTTTTTCTTTTCAAAGGGAATCAATCGCGAGCCAACAAAGACGTTACCATCCATTAAAACCAATTTAAAAACTCTCGATGGCGCACCAATGATAGTATGGTTTGGTCATTCAACCTATCTCATCATCGTGGATGGCAAGAAGATATTAGTGGATCCTGTGTTTAGTGCATATGCATCGCCTGTTCAATACTTTGGAAGCAAGAATTATGCGGTCACCAATCCTTATGCTATAGAAGATTTTCCCGATGTTGATCTGGTTGTGATCTCACACGACCATTATGATCACCTTGATTACAATACAGTCCTTAAGCTTAAATCAAAAACCAAATTCTTTTGTGTTCCACTCGGTATAGGTTCACATCTTGAATACTGGGGCGTTGAGGAATCAAAGATCAAAGAGTTTGACTGGTGGCAGACTGAAGAGGTTGTCACTGGAGTGGAGCTGACATCAACACCGGCACGTCACTTCTCCGGAAGAGGTTTTAAAAGAGGTCAGACGTTATGGTCATCCTATGTTTTAAAGGTCGGCAAGTACAAGCTTTTCATTGGCGGTGATTCAGGCTATGATGAATCGTTTAAGAAGATAGGGGAGAAGTATGGTCCGTTTGATATCGTGATGCTCGAGTGCGGGCAATATGATAAGAAGTGGCCTTATATTCATATGATGCCAGAGCAGACAGTTCAGGCAAGTATTGACCTGCAGGCGAATGTGCTGTTGCCGGTACATTGGGGAAAATTCACACTGGCACTTCATCCCTGGACGGAACCTATTGACAGAGCAGTGAAGGCTGCTGATTCGCTCAAGGCAAAGCTGACGACACCGGTCATTGGTGACCCGATCCGTCTTGACAGCATTGCACCGGGTTCGAAATGGTGGGAGTAA
- a CDS encoding Gfo/Idh/MocA family oxidoreductase produces MKRRNFLKKSAMAATATYLGSMAFSAESYGNIIGANDRVRVGVVGFSDRFKSSLVPAFMSHYKELNFDMVGVSDIWKVKREAGQAFLKEKLGHDVKAYRNNEELYGSKDIDAVIISTADFQHALHAIEAVKNNCDAYVEKPFAETMEDNRAALKAIKESKKIIQIGSQRRSGANYQAASEFIQQGKFGPITMVELTWNVNQPGRWRREALVAQMKEEDTDWKRFLMNRPAEPFDARKHLEFRLFWPYSSGLPGQWMSHQIDTVHWFSKLKHPRSVTANGGIYMWKDGRKNWDTLTAVFDYGPEADPSSGFQVTFASRMHNGEDKPKEVYYSNGGELNLSTNKVSNSGGLMENHAKAMNMKPNLLASMDLNVKDETVVTAANTGGDVLTTNHMLNWMQCVRDRKETNAPVEAGYSHAIACIMTTAASRTGEKATFDESKQEVMAGGKIFKY; encoded by the coding sequence ATGAAGAGAAGAAATTTTCTAAAGAAATCAGCGATGGCCGCAACTGCTACCTACCTGGGATCTATGGCTTTCAGTGCCGAAAGTTATGGCAACATCATCGGTGCGAATGACCGTGTCCGTGTGGGAGTTGTTGGATTTTCAGACCGGTTCAAGAGCTCGCTGGTGCCAGCTTTTATGAGTCACTATAAGGAGCTCAACTTTGATATGGTGGGCGTTTCTGATATCTGGAAAGTAAAACGCGAAGCAGGTCAGGCATTCCTCAAAGAAAAACTGGGACATGATGTTAAGGCATATCGCAACAATGAGGAGCTCTATGGCTCGAAAGATATTGATGCGGTCATTATCAGTACTGCCGATTTTCAGCATGCACTCCATGCGATCGAAGCCGTTAAGAATAATTGTGATGCCTATGTTGAGAAGCCATTTGCTGAAACGATGGAGGACAATCGCGCAGCATTGAAAGCAATTAAGGAATCAAAAAAGATCATTCAGATAGGTTCTCAGAGAAGAAGCGGAGCCAACTATCAGGCTGCGTCAGAATTTATACAGCAAGGAAAGTTCGGACCTATTACCATGGTAGAACTTACCTGGAATGTTAATCAGCCGGGTCGCTGGAGAAGAGAAGCGCTTGTTGCACAGATGAAAGAAGAAGACACAGATTGGAAGCGATTCCTGATGAATCGTCCTGCTGAACCATTTGACGCGCGCAAGCATCTTGAGTTCAGATTGTTCTGGCCTTACTCTTCAGGATTGCCAGGTCAATGGATGAGTCATCAGATCGATACTGTTCATTGGTTTTCCAAACTGAAGCATCCACGAAGTGTGACGGCCAATGGAGGCATTTATATGTGGAAAGATGGGCGTAAGAACTGGGATACGCTTACAGCAGTATTTGATTACGGTCCGGAAGCAGATCCTTCCAGTGGATTTCAGGTGACGTTTGCTTCACGTATGCACAATGGAGAAGATAAGCCGAAAGAGGTTTATTACTCTAATGGAGGAGAGTTGAATTTATCCACCAATAAGGTTTCCAACAGCGGGGGTCTTATGGAGAATCATGCAAAAGCGATGAACATGAAGCCTAACCTTCTTGCATCAATGGATCTGAATGTCAAGGATGAGACCGTGGTGACGGCAGCGAATACCGGCGGCGATGTGCTGACAACGAATCATATGCTCAACTGGATGCAATGTGTACGAGACCGGAAAGAAACAAATGCCCCGGTGGAAGCGGGATACTCTCATGCAATCGCCTGCATCATGACGACAGCAGCATCCAGAACGGGAGAGAAGGCAACCTTTGATGAAAGTAAACAGGAAGTAATGGCAGGCGGAAAAATATTTAAATACTGA
- a CDS encoding alpha/beta hydrolase, producing the protein MKKKYIIANVVLLMLLIAYLYPTPRHTFKELYKGSEDDKLALLDSVRALPLKSVTIDGKQWNYLAAGNGKESIIFLHGMAGGYDIWWQQISAFKNKYRIITLTYPPAGSLSEMGNAVIKILDNENIASTNVLGSSLGGYFAQYLKTTYPDRFKKAVFANTFPPNSIYKEKNGTTASIARFLPEWLVMVAFRGNIRSKVIPTSENSPLAEAYLLEQSYGGMSKKQFLSRYLCVVDSFVPSKELTSSNDILLIESDNDPLIFPELRQQLKELYPAARLYTFKGKGHFPYLNETGQYNKVIGEFFESSGMEVFYNR; encoded by the coding sequence ATGAAAAAAAAATATATTATCGCCAATGTTGTCTTGCTGATGCTGCTGATCGCATATCTGTATCCAACACCCAGGCACACCTTCAAAGAATTATACAAAGGATCAGAAGATGATAAATTAGCGTTACTGGATTCAGTTCGTGCGTTGCCTCTCAAGTCCGTTACCATCGACGGCAAGCAATGGAATTATCTTGCTGCTGGAAATGGAAAGGAAAGCATCATCTTCCTTCACGGGATGGCAGGAGGTTATGATATATGGTGGCAGCAGATCAGTGCTTTCAAAAATAAATACAGGATCATCACATTAACCTATCCACCGGCAGGTTCGTTGTCGGAAATGGGAAATGCAGTCATTAAGATACTTGACAATGAGAACATAGCATCCACGAATGTTCTGGGTTCGTCGCTTGGCGGATACTTTGCACAGTATCTTAAGACTACTTACCCTGACCGGTTTAAGAAAGCAGTCTTTGCCAATACCTTTCCACCCAACTCCATTTATAAAGAGAAGAATGGTACGACCGCATCCATAGCCCGGTTCCTTCCCGAGTGGCTGGTGATGGTTGCTTTTCGTGGAAACATCAGAAGCAAAGTAATACCTACTTCAGAGAATTCTCCATTGGCGGAAGCTTACCTGCTGGAGCAATCCTATGGCGGCATGAGCAAGAAGCAATTTCTATCGCGCTATCTCTGTGTGGTGGATTCGTTTGTCCCTTCAAAAGAACTGACATCATCCAATGATATTCTTCTGATCGAATCCGACAATGATCCCTTGATCTTTCCTGAACTGCGGCAACAGTTGAAAGAACTATACCCTGCTGCACGGCTTTATACTTTTAAGGGTAAGGGACACTTTCCTTATTTAAATGAGACCGGGCAGTACAACAAAGTGATCGGTGAGTTTTTTGAGAGCAGCGGGATGGAGGTGTTTTATAATCGATAG
- a CDS encoding ABC-F family ATP-binding cassette domain-containing protein, translating into MNYLSAELISKAFNDKWLFRDISLGISKGEKFAMVGNNGVGKSTLLKLLTGELKSDTGKVVVRDGIRVGILTQQPQVDNQKQVKDILFDSSNKVAAVVKEYEDCLHHPDVPAQRMQDALEKMEEYNAWDYDAKVQEVTTKLDVPDLDRKFGELSGGQKKRIFLAQLLLASPDLIIMDEPTNHLDLTAIEWLEEYLSGPNITLIMVTHDRYFLDNVANEIIELDRGKLFRYKGNYAYFLEKKSEREEMLKTEVSKARLLLKKELEWMRKQPRARGTKAKYRIEAYYELEKVASQDLRKDRLELDIKESRQGGKILEVEHIKKKYGDQVVIEDFSCVFKKFDRIGVVGKNGVGKSTFLNIITQQAKPDSGLVMPGATTKFGYFTQDSMTLNPQNRIIEEVKEIAEFITLSDGSQLSAAKFLENFLFPPEKQYTFIEKLSGGEKKRLQLLKLLVKSPNFLVLDEPTNDFDIDTLNVLEDFLEKFGGCLLLVSHDRYFMDHLVDQLFIFEGDGKIRMFNGNYTYYRDTLKGEHTEGVDDEDEVVAPIAVKEIPSNGKKKVSIKEKKEYEQLEKEIAQLEAEKAEVTVKLNSGETSHEQLLKWSQQVKSISEQIEKKSARWLELSEVV; encoded by the coding sequence GTGAATTATCTTTCTGCAGAGCTCATTTCCAAAGCATTTAATGACAAATGGCTGTTTCGTGACATCTCCCTGGGTATCTCAAAAGGGGAAAAATTTGCCATGGTTGGAAATAATGGGGTCGGCAAATCAACATTACTCAAGCTCCTTACAGGAGAACTGAAATCCGATACTGGTAAAGTTGTAGTTCGCGACGGGATCCGCGTTGGAATTCTTACGCAGCAGCCTCAGGTCGACAACCAGAAGCAGGTAAAAGACATTTTGTTTGATTCATCCAACAAGGTTGCGGCCGTTGTAAAAGAATACGAAGACTGTCTTCATCATCCGGATGTTCCTGCCCAGCGTATGCAGGATGCTCTTGAGAAAATGGAAGAGTATAATGCATGGGATTATGATGCGAAGGTTCAGGAGGTAACAACGAAGCTGGATGTGCCTGACCTTGACAGGAAATTCGGTGAACTCTCCGGTGGTCAGAAGAAACGGATCTTCCTCGCTCAGCTCCTGTTGGCAAGTCCGGATCTTATCATCATGGATGAGCCTACCAATCACCTTGACTTAACAGCCATCGAATGGCTGGAGGAATATCTTTCCGGACCGAACATCACATTGATCATGGTTACCCACGATCGTTATTTCCTGGATAATGTAGCCAATGAAATTATAGAACTGGATCGCGGCAAGCTTTTCAGATATAAAGGCAACTACGCTTACTTTCTCGAAAAGAAATCTGAAAGGGAAGAGATGCTAAAGACAGAAGTGTCCAAAGCACGACTTCTCCTGAAGAAAGAACTTGAATGGATGCGCAAGCAGCCAAGAGCCCGCGGAACCAAAGCGAAGTATAGAATTGAAGCATATTACGAACTGGAAAAAGTAGCATCTCAGGATCTTCGCAAAGACAGACTTGAGTTGGATATTAAAGAGTCGCGTCAGGGAGGAAAGATCCTTGAAGTAGAACACATTAAGAAGAAGTACGGTGACCAGGTGGTGATTGAAGATTTCTCGTGCGTGTTCAAGAAGTTCGATCGTATTGGTGTGGTGGGCAAGAACGGTGTAGGAAAATCAACCTTCCTCAACATCATTACACAGCAGGCCAAACCTGATAGCGGACTGGTGATGCCAGGCGCTACGACCAAGTTCGGATACTTCACTCAGGACAGCATGACGCTGAATCCTCAGAATCGTATTATCGAAGAAGTAAAAGAGATTGCAGAATTCATTACGCTTTCTGACGGAAGTCAATTGTCTGCTGCAAAGTTCCTGGAGAATTTCTTATTCCCACCGGAAAAGCAATATACGTTTATTGAGAAGCTGAGTGGCGGTGAGAAGAAACGTCTTCAGTTGCTGAAGCTTCTCGTGAAGAGTCCAAACTTCCTGGTGCTTGATGAGCCCACGAATGATTTTGATATTGATACTCTTAATGTCCTGGAAGATTTCCTTGAGAAATTTGGTGGATGTTTATTGCTCGTGTCTCACGATCGTTACTTTATGGATCACCTGGTGGATCAGCTCTTCATTTTTGAAGGAGATGGAAAGATCAGGATGTTCAATGGTAACTATACCTATTACCGTGACACCCTGAAAGGTGAGCACACAGAAGGTGTAGATGATGAAGATGAAGTCGTAGCACCAATCGCTGTTAAAGAGATCCCGTCAAACGGAAAGAAGAAGGTTTCCATTAAGGAAAAGAAGGAGTATGAGCAACTGGAGAAAGAGATCGCCCAACTGGAAGCTGAAAAAGCTGAAGTGACCGTAAAGCTTAACAGTGGAGAGACCAGTCATGAGCAATTGCTGAAATGGTCGCAGCAGGTGAAAAGCATTTCAGAGCAGATCGAAAAGAAGTCGGCGAGATGGCTTGAGCTGAGTGAAGTAGTGTAA
- a CDS encoding nuclear transport factor 2 family protein: protein MEMSPDEDLIRTERTRSNDAIQKKDTATLASIWTTDYHCITSRNFQASGRNENRDRFASEFIAKPDVIYIRTPEKIEIFPTWKMAAENGTWVGRWTEKGAKIEISGTYYAKWHKLNGQWMIRAEIFTPLKCTGGEFCDQPPI, encoded by the coding sequence ATGGAAATGTCTCCAGATGAAGATCTGATCCGTACCGAAAGAACGCGGTCCAATGATGCTATTCAAAAGAAAGATACCGCCACGCTCGCCAGCATCTGGACGACCGACTATCATTGCATCACCTCCAGAAACTTCCAAGCATCCGGAAGGAATGAAAACAGAGACCGGTTCGCCAGTGAGTTCATCGCCAAGCCTGATGTAATTTATATCCGTACTCCTGAGAAGATCGAGATATTCCCAACATGGAAAATGGCTGCCGAGAATGGAACCTGGGTAGGACGGTGGACGGAGAAGGGAGCAAAGATTGAAATCAGTGGAACGTATTACGCAAAGTGGCATAAGCTGAATGGTCAGTGGATGATCCGTGCTGAAATATTCACACCGCTTAAGTGTACGGGTGGAGAATTTTGTGATCAGCCTCCGATTTAA
- a CDS encoding DUF1080 domain-containing protein: MQKVALLLFIIAPFIAHSQAKWNNLFNGKDLSGWKQLNGKATYEIKNKEIIGTTVLNEPNSFLVTEKLYDDFILELEYKLDDDMNSGIQFRSESKEDYQKGRVHGYQIEIDPSPRAWTGGIYDEGRREWLYPLEYNPNAKSAYKKNDWNKLHVECIGDVMRVWVNGIATANVVDNVTRKGFIALQVHSISKQEEVGKKIRWRNIRIQTEGLKPSPPDDIFVMNFVANNISEQEIANGYKLLWDGATTNGWRGAYKDKFPEKGWEIKDGAIQVSKSTGAESENGGDIVTTNEYAAFDLQFEFKLTEGANSGVKYFVTEKEANKGSAIGLEYQVLDDEKHPDAKMGVVGNRRQASLYDLIPSLQVKRGQHKMGEWNSGRVIVYPDNRVEHWLNGYKVVEYQRGSLIYQALVARSKYAEWPEFGMAPKGRILIQDHGDQVSFRSIKIKELIK, encoded by the coding sequence ATGCAAAAAGTTGCACTGTTGCTCTTCATTATTGCACCGTTTATTGCACACAGCCAGGCAAAATGGAATAACCTTTTTAATGGTAAAGATCTTAGTGGCTGGAAACAGCTCAACGGCAAGGCTACTTACGAAATAAAAAATAAGGAGATCATCGGTACTACGGTTCTTAATGAACCCAACTCATTTCTGGTAACAGAAAAACTCTACGATGATTTTATTCTTGAGCTTGAGTATAAGCTTGATGATGATATGAATTCCGGTATTCAGTTTCGCAGTGAAAGCAAGGAGGACTATCAGAAAGGTCGCGTTCATGGTTACCAGATTGAAATTGATCCATCTCCCCGGGCGTGGACAGGGGGGATCTATGATGAAGGCAGAAGAGAATGGCTTTATCCCCTCGAGTATAATCCAAATGCAAAGTCAGCATACAAAAAGAACGACTGGAATAAACTTCATGTTGAATGTATCGGAGATGTCATGCGTGTATGGGTGAATGGCATCGCTACCGCCAATGTTGTTGACAATGTAACGCGTAAAGGATTCATCGCACTTCAGGTGCATTCGATCAGCAAACAGGAAGAAGTCGGTAAGAAGATCCGGTGGAGAAATATCCGCATACAAACGGAAGGACTTAAGCCTTCACCACCGGATGATATTTTCGTTATGAACTTTGTTGCCAATAATATTTCGGAGCAAGAGATAGCAAACGGGTACAAGCTTTTATGGGATGGAGCAACCACGAATGGCTGGAGAGGTGCATATAAAGATAAATTTCCTGAGAAAGGATGGGAGATCAAGGACGGAGCAATTCAGGTGAGTAAGTCAACGGGGGCTGAATCAGAGAACGGCGGTGATATTGTGACTACCAATGAGTATGCAGCTTTTGATCTTCAGTTTGAATTTAAGTTGACGGAAGGTGCCAACAGCGGTGTCAAATATTTTGTAACGGAGAAAGAGGCCAACAAAGGTTCCGCCATCGGACTGGAGTACCAGGTGCTTGATGATGAGAAGCATCCGGATGCAAAAATGGGAGTAGTGGGAAATAGAAGACAGGCATCTTTGTATGATCTTATTCCTTCCCTTCAGGTAAAAAGAGGTCAGCATAAAATGGGAGAGTGGAACAGCGGAAGAGTCATTGTATATCCTGACAATCGTGTGGAACACTGGCTCAATGGATATAAAGTTGTTGAGTATCAGCGTGGATCATTGATCTATCAGGCGCTGGTGGCAAGAAGCAAGTATGCTGAGTGGCCTGAGTTTGGAATGGCACCGAAAGGACGTATTCTTATACAAGACCATGGTGATCAGGTATCCTTCAGGAGCATTAAGATCAAAGAACTGATTAAATAA